gagagagagataatgtggtGAAATACTTGTCATAGTCAGCATTGTTACTGTGGTCTCAGTCGCAAAAGTAGAGCACAACACAGCAGGGCAGGTAGAAGCAAAATCCTCCGATACTGCCCTCCATTTCATCAGTGCCCTTCATCAGTTCAGGTTCTATTGTTTGCGTTTTAGGAACACAGCCTGCCATGTGTGTTTCGAATCAGGTTCATCATTTCTGATATTCACATGCAAAATGGCAGCTTTTGTTGGTTGACTGTGTTTGTTGGCAGCGCTACAGATGCTAACCTTTCATTTTGTGCTGAAATCATACTGGAGTTCAGTGTCCATTGCCAGTCATTTCATGCAGTGGTCTTCAGGCTGGATTGTTGTGGCGTAAACGAGTCGAGAAGAAATATCAGCTTTAGTCTCCCACATACTCATCTTTCACTTGCCACTTTTTTACATGTTAATTATATACCCAAATATTTAATCTAGTTTTAAATAACTTCGCAACAGTAGTTGGGAGTTTTTTCCACTCGGCTACTACGGTAAAACACCATAGCTCTCTTGCATGAGGCAAAGAATTGAAGAAACAAGTAGAGCCATTTTTAGTCCCCCCCATAATGTGACTGGCCACCTGAAATGAAAATAGTCTAGGGTACCATTGAAAGTTCCCAGTAGTTGCACTCAAACTCAACAAAAGCAAACTGTTGGAAGTCGACACTAAAGCCGTAATTATCATTCCACatatttttatgttctttaAATTCCAAGTAAAACCTTTTGATTGGTTGTACAGAAAACATAAACCCCCCCCATTGACTAGTACTGATATCGGATGCTAACAAAACACTATGGCCAATGCCAACACGACTGACTCCTAAACGCTCATCATCTCTTTAACATCAGCCCACTCTGTGTGTCATGAACTTGAAGGTAAATTACCACGTTTAAGTATTTTCTCCGGGTAATTTCACCATTGCGATGTTCACTGTTGCGAATACACGCGTACCATGGGAAGTCCAGAGTCAATGCATTCAGTTGTTCTCTGAATTTCAATTTACCAGCATCATCTACGTGCAGCATTGTGGACATTTTGTCTTGTCGACATGTTTAACTTCATCTCTGTGTAAATTTTAGGAGAGCTCTTGTTGCCATTCCACAACTGGGAATTTAAACGTTGGCCTCCTTTAAGCACCTTGGGGGCTTTGACTACAATGTAAAAGCTCTTGTGATGTTAATTCATTTGTGAAAGACATTTGAAAAGGCGTCATCTTCTCACACTAGATAGGAAACAATGAAGATGACTCTTAAAGAGGAATAAACAGCAGGTTTTGTCTTTGAAtctggcatgttttttttttttttgtcctgttgaAGGATTTATTTGTACAAATGTCAATTCCAGTATTCACTGCGCTTTTGTAacataatgtaaaatgttatttgGACTATTTATTGTTAACATTTCGGAAAAAGTGTTTTAACTTAATATTAAGAGAACatctaaaaaggaaaaaccCTGTTTAAAGTTTTCAGTTTGTAAAGggtgtttttattctgtgtatAAAGATAGTTATAAAACATGCTTGTTGTTTGTATTCACTGTGCACTTCATGATGAGTGAAGTTTAAATGCAAACTTTTACAAGGAAAGTATGTGGCCTTAGGGTTGTTATTAACAGTTTAGTTTTGTCAGCTTTTCCTGGGATAGATGAGTGGATGAGTTTCTCTGCTGGCCCCATTCAAGAAAATAAATTCTCACCCATCAAAACAATACAACACATTTTGCTCCTCTGGACTGAAATGAAGTGATAAAAGTGGCTGAAAACAGTGGGACAGCAGAAGACATGGAGACAGTAGTAGTACCCTGTTCTGGAAAATAGTACTTCCCAGGCCTGACAGACCAGACTGACATCTAAATTACAAGTGAGACATTAATGCTTTTTACTTGTAAGCCAAGTCCATAACGAGGAGTCACTTAGAGCGACATGCTAACCGACTTCACAGCACAGCTTTGAGTCCTGGCCTGATGCTGGCAAGTGTTAGTGAAGAGCTGCATCTGTTCGCGTCTCCTGTCCATTTGGCCTCCACGTGAAGCAGTCCGTTACACTCTAACGTGCCCCTGCGAGCCTCTCGGtcctcacctgctgctgctgctgccatcactCATCTTTAGGTTTCTGCTCCTTGCGAGCGCGAGCGGACATGAGTTTGAAGAAGAGTGCAGGCCACAGTGTGCGGAGGTAGATGGCCAGAGAGGGCAGAGGTCCTGCCAGAACGACATCTTTGCTCCTCTGACGGACAGCCTTCAGAACCGCCTGAGCCACATCCTGGGGGTCCCAACCCGAAGCTGTGGTTTTATCCAAAACTGAAAGCAGGGTGACCGCAGAGTCAGTAGGTCAACTAATACAgaacatttttcttgtttttttctgcttccattttggcttttctcCTATTTAATGTAATTCTTATTAGCCTGTTGTGAAAAGTACATCAAAATGCACAGTTGATGAAATGCGCTACACAAATAAACCTGCCTTGTAACCCATCTGtgatcaaatgtttattttaccaaCTGATCACACTGCAAGGGATGTGTTGAGAGAAAACCTCCTCTATGTGAGAACATCAATATGATGCACATTCGTAGATGCCACGTACACAAAGGCTCTAATGCGAGCACCAAAAGTGTCTATTATtagaaacatcatcatcaggagAAAAGCCAGCACAAAGCATTATTGGAAATGTGGCCGTGTGTGTggccacacactcacaccacaaGTCATCGGTTTTACAGTCGATACCCTCTGAAAATTAAACCACTTTTATTGTTCTTGCAGGGCCATGTCGTGTTTATACACATCGGTTGTTTGCCTCCTTCCCTCTACAACTGCACATTTGTCACACTGATTGTTATTCTCTTATTGTCAGTGTAGAGCCACACTTTTATTTCACTGACTCACCTCCGTACTTGGAGCCGTCTCCTGTGACGGCGTTGACCGACAGACTCGTTCGGATGTACCCAGGACTGATGACGGTCACTGGAATCCCGTAGCGCTCCATCTCGGCCCGTAAGCAGTCGAAGTAGGCCTGGGTGGCGTGCTTGGAGGCAGCATCTGACCACAGTGTGTACAAACCagagtgctgcttcatctccaATCAACCACACTGAGAATTTGCTTAAattatataaagaaaaaaaaacaacgtacAAGCTGATCTGTAAGGAATGGCTATCTTGCCCTGGACACTGCTAATGACAACGATGTGGCCACTGCGCCGGCAAACCATCGAGGGCAGGAGAGCTGTGAAAGGAggaaagcagaatgagtgagtgGAGAAGCTGCTTCCAGGTGTAAATATTGTGCTTCCTTTCTGAGGACATCTGAAAATATCCAGTAAGATCTAGCTCTATGTTTATGTCTCTGTCACTTCCTTTCCTTATCACTGAAGCCAAAGCAACAAAAACCATGAGAGCTATGACTCTGCCACTTAACACCACCCCCTATTCCATAAAACTCTAACTTTTAGACCCTTTAAACAATGCCTCCATGGTCTCCATTGGTCTCCCCTGtgtttttctaactttttaaaCCCGTATTCTGCTCAGATCTGGTCACCAAAAGCTATTGAAAAGTTCCACAGTCCAAGCTGTGCTCCTCAACTGACCTTGAGTAAGAGCGATGGGCCCAAAGTAATTTGTTTCCATAACATCCCGCTGAACTGAGAGGTGGGTATCCAGTATGTTGCCACGGTAACTGATTCCAGCATTATTAATGAGGACATCCACTTGTCCGTAACATTTCAGgatctcctctgcagctctgtccaCCGTGTCTGTGTCAGCCAGGTCAAAGATAACAGTGCTGGGAGCGTAAGTCTGGTGGTTGAACAGAACAGTTATTTCATAGCTTGCTACTATTACGTGATAAAATCACGATGGTAAAGAAAAATTAATGCCTAAGAAGAAGTCGTGATTAGTTACTTTTTTTACTTCAAATATTTGGGTTTCAATTAAATGATATACAACAGAGGAACACAGAGCGGAGAACCTGGAGGGAAAACATCTCAGACGGGGGCGTACACACCTGCCGCTGGGAGCCTGCTGAACTTGCCGTAAGCTCCTGGACCACCTGCTGCAGGCGGGCTGCATCTCGCCCACACAGCACGAGCCGTGCGCCTGCAGCGTGGAAGGCCCGTGCACACTctacaacacagaaaacacacctcTTTGTTACGGTGTGTGCCAAGCACTTGCACGACAACGTTAACAAATGATCTTACTAGTACCCAACTGAAATTAGCAGCTGCATATGAAGGtaaagcttctgtgtgtgtgttcccccgCCCCATCTCCATTatgttgctgttgtttacattactgaattgtttcctctgtgtgtgtacgtgcatatGCATATAAATAACTGAATCTATtgttaatttgtcattttaaccatCTGtttatatgttgtgtgtgtgtgtgtgtggcaagaAGGGGCTGAGACCTTCAGTTTGTTATGAAACTCTGTTGGATGATGACTATTAAATATACTCTTATCCTTGTAAGCTGAAGAGTAGAAGAAACCAGCAGGAGGCCGACCTTTCCCCAGTCCAGAGCTGGCCCCTGTGATGACCACCACAGCGTCCTGCAGAGCGGCTCCTGGTCTCAGACGAACAAGTATCCGATAAAGCAGCAAGAGCCCCGCGCTTGCTAAAACCAGCTGAAGCACTCCTCCTCCCATGACACGCTCCATGACTGACAATCACACGAGCTACCTGCAAACAAAAGCTCCAAAACTTTAGAGAGTTTTTTTCAACTGCAGCTACTGATTCACATCCTTTGCTCTTTTACAGAAACGTCACACAACAAAGGtctgtttaaaacattttttaaacttaaattatCACCCAAAATATCTCTGTCAGATGAATGGTAATAACAGCCACCACTGTGGACAAACATCTATTTATTTTGGTATCTGGGGCTCCATCAATGAGAATAAATAATTGATGAGTCCATCAATAGAAATTATTTTGCAGgttaaatatattcaaatgtgATGTTTTGCGCTGCTTGGGGTTTTATTAGCTGACCATCAGACTAAgaaagcaatttgaagacatgACTCATTTCATTTGACATCTTTTTTACACTTAAGAtaaattaatcagaatcagaaatcagaattactttaataaccCCCAGGGGGAATTAATTATCAAGATTTCATTATGAAAACAACTGCTTGTTGCAGCACCATTCTTTAGGTCAGGCCCTGGTTTTGTGAGCAAATATCATACTTTCATACAAGACGAATAAAAACACTAACAAGGGGTTTTAACAAGCCACAGTGTGACCTtgacgtgtgtatgtgtgtgtcctgtaaGCTCTCGAGCCCCGATGCCAAAgggattgtaaatgttttaatgtccGGTGCATTTAGATAAGCCCCTTCCACTTGTCCTGCCtccaaaacacaacacaaacaaccagCATGGCAACAGTGACAAGTAccatttgacacacacacacacacacacacacacacacacacacacacacacacacacacacacacacacacacacacacacacacacacctgatctgTGTTTAAACAAGTGATTTTACCAGTTGGACATTGAACACCACATTAAAAATACTCTGattattgttgctgtgtttaagcttttcagtgtctgtgtttgtccttgCAGCTGAAGATATTCCTAAATGTGAGCATGATGACTCGAGCATCTGTCATGACATGGCCTTCACACCCAGATCAGATTATCTGATGACATCTGgaggaaaatgtgcttttccCTGAGATCACTGGTACTAGTATGCCTGAAATACTCTTCCTCATACATGTTGAAAATAACAGCGCTTGGCTGGTGAAATACGTCAATTAGCACATCAAGTCCAACACATCTCAATTATTAACAATGCTGATAAAGTCTAGTTTCACTTTTTACACAATACAAACgagtttaaatgttaaaacctttcaattacaaatgacaaaacacatCGGTGACTTTCATGCACGGCACAGGTAGACTAGTCCTGgggatgctaatgctaacgttagctagctagcttccTGGTTGGAATAAACCACTAACTCCTTCATTAGCGCTGGTTTGTAGTTACAGCTCACCTCacttcttctcctgctgcacAAAACAGCAGCGTGACTCGTTGCTGTGAGCAGTTCCGGGCTCGGCTGACGGGGACCAGACCACCGGGGTGTGCTTCAGCGAGGGCTGCCGACTCTGTCCGCCCACTAGGAATTATGGGAGTTGAAGTTTCAAGGAGCCAGTGGGCTGACGTGCCCATGTGCATGTataggagaggagagcagaggaggggagggggcatGAGCAGCCAAATAAACCTACAGAGCTCTATTTTTAAACTGAGAAATGACTCTCCTTGATCGGAAGGTCGAATAAAATTAAAGAGgcacaaatgccaaaaaaaaaccataCAAAAATAACAGTCAAACAGATCACCTAATGTGTGCAACAAATCAAGAGGGCCTCAGACTGTTCTTCCAGGCGTCCtaagaaatgatgaaatgtaatGAG
This genomic window from Pempheris klunzingeri isolate RE-2024b chromosome 17, fPemKlu1.hap1, whole genome shotgun sequence contains:
- the dhrs7b gene encoding dehydrogenase/reductase SDR family member 7B; this translates as MERVMGGGVLQLVLASAGLLLLYRILVRLRPGAALQDAVVVITGASSGLGKECARAFHAAGARLVLCGRDAARLQQVVQELTASSAGSQRQTYAPSTVIFDLADTDTVDRAAEEILKCYGQVDVLINNAGISYRGNILDTHLSVQRDVMETNYFGPIALTQALLPSMVCRRSGHIVVISSVQGKIAIPYRSAYAASKHATQAYFDCLRAEMERYGIPVTVISPGYIRTSLSVNAVTGDGSKYGVLDKTTASGWDPQDVAQAVLKAVRQRSKDVVLAGPLPSLAIYLRTLWPALFFKLMSARARKEQKPKDE